One genomic region from Quercus robur chromosome 4, dhQueRobu3.1, whole genome shotgun sequence encodes:
- the LOC126722151 gene encoding putative disease resistance protein RGA3, giving the protein MAEGVLFEHAGRVLGVLTSLTLQEIQLSLGVKAELENLTNTVSTIQAVILDAEKRSSHNHEIKDWLRKLKDVIHDADDLLDDFSTEVLRHKVMVGDVMTKEVCIFYSSSNQLVFSPKMGHKIRAIREKLNGIADDRTKFHFMESPIEPQMINRERETYSFVPEEEVVGREDDKNAIVECLLDNNVVENVSIISIVGMAGLGKTTLAQLIYNDKIVNKTYELKLWICVSSNFDVKQIVKAILEHLIDEKLKESLEILQTQLREKLNGKKYLLVLDDVWNEDNNKWFLLKNLLMVGARGSKIIVTTRSEKVAMIIGTTSCYPLKGLTKKKAWSLFVKIAFEQGQEPENQALVSLGEEIMNNCAGVPLVIRTIASLLRSKTSENEWRSFKNYELSKIAQEENDISSTLKLSYDHLPPYLKQCFAYCSLFPKDYKIQVKTLIDLWVAQGFIKLSDPKQRVEDVGRGYFMVLLWRSFFQDIGKDEHGNVIWCKMHNLMHDLATLVSGMESVALNSSGENIGEKVRHLSFNLMDPITMLNGRKMRTILASSVGGNLGNLTCDALVSNLKYLRTLDLSNLRLHALPSSIGELKHLRYLDVSENRDIKILPNSITRLQNLQTLKLNNCGSLRELPMDTKKLVNLRHLDVTNCLKLTHMPHGLGQLTSLEILPQFVVSKVGSRARSSCGLSELKELSNLGGRLWIGYLGHEKEDMLECQAANMKEKQHLQQLILRWDRLRNGETTCYDEIALKWLQPHPNLKALELWSYMGVTIPSWISSLTNLVNLEFWHTHKCHHLPPLYQLPFLKSLSLVDMGELEYISEDTNSLSFTSSLSSSKTLFFPSLITLTLWDCPNVKGWWRMDDNTQPDHLLIPSFPHLSELEISFCPNLTCMPLFPYLKEGLTLTELASSVAGTDEGSTSSATRPAVSAAFADEVRTDQTTKLASKDKINSAILEMIESMPHHEFFIQDH; this is encoded by the exons atggctGAAGGAGTTTTATTCGAACATGCAGGCAGAGTCCTTGGAGTGCTGACTTCTTTAACTCTCCAAGAGATTCAGTTGTCCTTGGGTGTCAAAGCTGAGCTTGAAAATCTAACGAATACGGTTTCCACCATCCAAGCTGTGATTCTAGATGCAGAAAAGCGGAGTTCTCATAACCATGAGATCAAAGACTGGCTTAGAAAGCTCAAAGATGTCATTCATGATGCAGATGACTTGTTAGATGACTTCTCCACTGAAGTTTTGCGGCACAAAGTGATGGTTGGAGATGTGATGACAAAGGAGGTATGTATTTTCTACTCAAGTTCAAACCAGCTTGTTTTTAGTCCTAAGATGGGTCATAAAATCAGGGCCATTAGGGAGAAATTAAATGGCATTGCAGATGATAGGACCAAGTTCCACTTTATGGAAAGCCCCATTGAGCCTCAAATGATTAATAGGGAAAGAGAAACTTATTCTTTTGTGCCAGAAGAAGAAGTTGTTGGGAGAGAAGATGACAAAAATGCAATTGTAGAATGTCTTTTGGATAATAATGTTGTAGAAAATGTTTCAATTATTTCGATAGTTGGAATGGCTGGGTTAGGTAAGACCACACTAGCTCAACTCATATACAATGATAAGATTGTTAATAAAACTTATGAGTTGAAACTTTGGATTTGTGTCTCTAGTAACTTTGATGTAAAACAAATTGTTAAAGCAATTTTagaacatttgattgatgagaAGCTTAAAGAAAGCCTTGAAATCTTGCAAACACAACTTCGAGAAAAacttaatggaaaaaaatatttgcttGTCTTGGATGATGTGTGGAACGAGGATAATAATAAATGGTTTCTCTTGAAAAATTTGTTAATGGTTGGTGCAAGGGGAAGTAAGATAATAGTAACTACACGCTCTGAAAAGGTAGCAATGATAATAGGCACAACTTCATGTTATCCTCTAAAAGGCCTAACTAAAAAAAAGGCTTGGagtttatttgtaaaaatagcATTTGAacaaggccaagaaccagagaaCCAAGCCCTTGTAAGCCTAGGAGAGGAGATTATGAATAATTGTGCTGGGGTACCTCTTGTTATAAGAACAATAGCAAGCTTACTACGCTCCAAGACTTCAGAAAATGAGTGGCgatcttttaaaaattatgaactCTCAAAAATCGCTCAAGAAGAAAATGATATCTCATCAACACTTAAGTTGAGTTATGATCATCTACCCCCATACTTAAAGCAATGCTTTGCTTATTGTAGTTTATTTCCCAAAGATTACAAGATTCAAGTAAAGACACTAATTGATCTTTGGGTAGCACAAGGTTTTATTAAATTATCAGATCCAAAGCAACGTGTGGAGGATGTTGGTAGAGGGTACTTTATGGTGTTACTTTGGAGGTCATTTTTCCAAGATATAGGAAAAGATGAACATGGAAATGTTATATGGTGCAAAATGCATAATCTCATGCATGATCTTGCAACTTTGGTGTCTGGGATGGAAAGTGTTGCATTAAATTCAAGTGGGGAAAACATTGGTGAAAAAGTTCGTCATCTATCATTTAATCTTATGGATCCAATCACCATGCTTAATGGAAGGAAGATGCGAACAATTCTTGCATCTAGTGTAGGGGGAAATTTGGGTAATTTAACTTGTGATGCACTTGTTTCAAATCTTAAGTATTTGCGCACATTGGATTTAAGCAATTTACGACTACATGCATTGCCAAGTTCAATCGGAGAGTTGAAACATTTAAGATATCTTGATGTATCTGAAAATCGTGATATTAAAATTCTCCCTAATTCCATTACTAGGCTACAGAATTTGCAGACCTTAAAACTCAATAATTGTGGATCTCTTAGGGAATTACCCATGGACACTAAAAAATTGGTCAATCTTAGGCATCTAGATGTTACTAATTGTTTAAAATTGACTCATATGCCCCATGGACTAGGACAATtaacttctcttgagatactaCCACAGTTTGTTGTGAGTAAGGTAGGTTCTAGAGCTAGGTCTAGTTGTGGGCTAAGTGAATTGAAAGAGTTGAGCAATTTGGGAGGACGCTTATGGATTGGATATCTAGGACATGAAAAAGAGGACATGTTGGAATGTCAAGCTGCAAATATGAAGGAGAAACAACATCTTCAACAATTGATTTTACGGTGGGATCGATTACGGAATGGAGAAACCACATGTTATGATGAAATAGCATTGAAATGGCTCCAACCACATCCAAATCTTAAAGCATTGGAGTTATGGTCTTATATGGGTGTGACAATTCCAAGTTGGATCTCTTCGCTCACTAATCTTGTCAATTTGGAATTTTGGCATACTCACAAATGCCACCACCTCCCACCATTATATCAACTCCCTTTTCTCAAGTCTCTCAGTCTTGTAGATATGGGAGAGCTTGAATACATATCAGAAGACACTAATAGTCTATCCTTTACTTCATCGTTGTCTTCCTCGAAAACATTATTTTTCCCATCCTTAATTACTCTCACATTATGGGATTGCCCCAATGTGAAAGGATGGTGGAGGATGGATGATAACACTCAACCAGACCATTTGTTAATACCATCATTTCCTCATCTTTCGGAATTAGAAATTAGTTTTTGCCCGAACCTGACTTGCATGCCACTATTTCCGTATCTCAAAGAAGGGTTGACATTGACTGAA CTAGCTAGTAGTGTAGCTGGGACTGATGAAGGAAGCACTAGCTCAGCCACAAGACCAGCAGTCAGTGCAGCATTTGCTGATGAGGTACGCACTGATCAGACTACCAAGCTAGCATCAAAGGACAAGATCAACTCAGCAATCTTGGAAATGATTGAGTCCATGCCACATCATGAGTTCTTCATCCAGGATCATTGA